A genomic stretch from Nitrospira sp. includes:
- a CDS encoding SHOCT domain-containing protein, with the protein MTCVSCDDQRLVRIVPFTQERDHQQRLQHPFGLERQEWEALLRMVQVRSIHRPLLGSSYRGDTESAFSEEEVRYLAESFHQAFQQATAQEQVVFALARPSDLGLEQVTSGVWFVEDGRIHLRLANYRVAVTMPSIRKQIWRDPLFAQAGAFYELVPGEGQTSTRAAEKGGNPFRSDPDELILEYHGAKGGTQVTAPEPTAQPDPPRSMEEQLSLLKRLWEQGLITEEDYRAKKQQLLDRL; encoded by the coding sequence ATGACATGCGTCTCTTGTGACGATCAGCGGCTCGTCAGGATCGTCCCGTTCACACAAGAGCGTGATCATCAACAGCGCCTCCAGCACCCGTTCGGACTGGAGCGGCAGGAATGGGAAGCCCTGCTGCGAATGGTGCAGGTGCGAAGCATTCACAGGCCTCTGCTCGGCTCGTCGTATCGAGGAGATACCGAATCGGCATTTTCGGAGGAAGAGGTGCGGTACCTGGCTGAATCGTTCCATCAGGCATTTCAGCAGGCCACCGCGCAAGAGCAGGTGGTGTTTGCACTGGCCAGGCCGTCGGATCTTGGATTGGAACAGGTGACCTCAGGAGTCTGGTTCGTCGAGGACGGCCGAATCCATCTGCGCCTGGCCAATTACCGGGTCGCCGTGACCATGCCCTCGATCAGGAAACAGATCTGGCGGGATCCCTTGTTCGCGCAAGCCGGGGCGTTTTACGAATTGGTGCCGGGTGAAGGCCAGACGAGCACGCGGGCTGCCGAGAAAGGCGGGAATCCGTTTCGTTCCGATCCGGACGAACTGATCCTCGAATACCATGGCGCAAAGGGTGGGACGCAGGTTACGGCTCCAGAGCCTACGGCCCAGCCGGACCCACCGCGTTCGATGGAGGAACAACTGAGCCTGCTCAAACGCCTTTGGGAACAGGGCTTGATCACGGAGGAGGACTATCGCGCGAAAAAACAGCAGCTGCTGGACCGGTTGTGA
- a CDS encoding TerC family protein gives MDWLANPEVWIALGTLTALEIVLGIDNIIFLSVLVGRLPESQRAVARRVGLGLAMMARLGLLFSISFVMGLTKPWVTILGHGISGRDLILVGGGLFLMAKATHEIHNSLEGVEEGHTPTAAASLGMVLLQIALLDIVFSLDSVITAVGLVEHVSIMAVAIILAVVVMLMAAKAIGDFVDTHPTIKILALSFLILVGVTLMVEGFDVHVPKGYIYFSMAFSVTVEMLNIRMRRKRATPIKLHSRYAEEPRQ, from the coding sequence TTGGACTGGCTTGCCAATCCTGAAGTCTGGATCGCACTCGGAACGCTCACCGCATTGGAGATCGTACTGGGCATCGATAACATCATTTTCCTGTCCGTCCTCGTCGGCCGCCTCCCCGAGTCGCAGCGCGCCGTCGCACGCCGAGTGGGGCTCGGCCTCGCCATGATGGCCCGCCTCGGGCTGCTGTTTTCGATCTCCTTTGTCATGGGATTAACCAAACCCTGGGTCACGATCCTCGGTCACGGCATCTCAGGCCGCGATCTGATTCTAGTCGGAGGCGGGCTATTCCTCATGGCCAAAGCCACGCACGAAATTCATAACAGCCTGGAAGGCGTCGAGGAAGGCCACACACCCACCGCAGCGGCCAGCCTCGGCATGGTCTTGCTGCAGATCGCGCTCCTGGATATCGTCTTTTCGTTGGACTCCGTCATCACGGCGGTCGGACTGGTCGAACATGTGTCGATCATGGCCGTGGCCATCATCCTGGCTGTGGTGGTGATGCTGATGGCGGCCAAGGCCATCGGCGATTTCGTGGACACGCATCCGACGATCAAGATTCTAGCCCTGTCGTTTTTGATCCTGGTCGGCGTGACCTTGATGGTCGAAGGATTCGACGTGCACGTGCCGAAAGGCTACATCTACTTCTCCATGGCTTTTTCCGTGACCGTCGAGATGCTGAACATACGCATGCGCAGAAAACGGGCAACACCGATCAAGCTGCATAGCCGCTACGCGGAAGAGCCGCGGCAGTGA
- a CDS encoding CBS domain-containing protein — translation MTTASGHHVSDYMHRQLEVVPQDTSVVTVAARMRTHSIGSILVESFDRPHHDCRIAGIVTETDLVAKVLAKGLVPSRTSMADIMSSPLITIAPNRPMVDASHVMQAKNVRHLVVTEGTDVLGVISVRDLVRHFVDADGGPVQALTNVYRPLSVLMKTAIETIGSEETALAAAKRMTEKHIGALFVIEADELVGIITEGDLVRKLLAYQLDPEAMRVGALMNSPLLDIDINRTIRDASERMAAKRVRHLAVTEHEKVVGVLSIRDLVKMVAIRDRPDFLKRS, via the coding sequence ATGACGACCGCATCGGGTCACCATGTCAGTGACTATATGCACCGCCAATTGGAAGTGGTTCCGCAAGACACCTCCGTCGTGACCGTCGCCGCAAGAATGAGAACGCACAGCATCGGCTCGATCCTGGTCGAATCCTTCGATCGCCCGCATCACGATTGCCGGATTGCCGGCATCGTCACCGAGACCGATTTGGTCGCGAAGGTCCTGGCGAAAGGCCTCGTTCCTTCGCGAACCAGCATGGCGGACATCATGAGCAGCCCGCTCATCACCATCGCCCCGAATCGTCCGATGGTCGACGCCAGTCATGTGATGCAAGCCAAGAACGTGCGGCACCTGGTCGTGACCGAGGGGACGGACGTGCTCGGCGTGATCTCGGTCCGCGATCTCGTGCGACACTTCGTCGATGCCGACGGCGGTCCGGTACAGGCGCTGACCAATGTCTATCGTCCGCTGAGCGTCCTCATGAAAACTGCCATCGAAACCATCGGCAGCGAAGAAACCGCCCTGGCAGCGGCGAAACGGATGACGGAGAAACACATCGGGGCGCTGTTCGTGATCGAAGCCGATGAACTGGTGGGAATCATCACCGAAGGCGATCTGGTGCGAAAGCTGCTTGCCTATCAACTCGACCCGGAAGCCATGCGTGTCGGGGCTCTCATGAACTCGCCGTTACTCGACATCGACATCAATCGCACGATTCGGGATGCGAGTGAGCGGATGGCGGCGAAGCGCGTCCGGCATCTGGCCGTCACCGAGCACGAGAAGGTCGTCGGCGTCCTCTCGATCCGGGATCTGGTCAAGATGGTCGCCATCCGGGACCGCCCGGACTTTTTGAAGCGAAGCTGA
- a CDS encoding cation-transporting P-type ATPase yields the protein MPDLSALEICRLAPSQVYRALTTSPQGLSADDVRRRTIRDGPNSLQALRRTPLVSRFVRQFTHFLALLLWVAAGLAFLADVLHQGQGMATLGWAILGVILINAVFAFLQEYKAERAVQALRGMLPAKAWVTRDGQQQQIARSELVPGDVLVLEEGEQVPADARLTEAVGLRVDNSSLTGESKPQRRIADPITDGHPLDIANLVFAGTTVLSGHGQGVVFATGLKTEFGKIARLTATVHTSLSPLQQEIVKVTHVVAGLSLIMGVVFFTIGVGIGLGFWTSAIFSIGIIVANVPEGLLPTVTLALAMGSQRMAARKALIKHLASVETLGCTTVICTDKTGTLTENRMRVDKLYVDDLIVESRESCLFTRNRLISAAEAERWRPLFDAMVHCNNAKRTRRPDGRSQASGDPTETALLEFAADHGLLHRPPLRRMGELPFDADRKRMTTLHWSEGRLLAFTKGAPESILPLCTRQQGSSAATDLTPDERKKILAQGQAFAQQAYRVLAVAMREVERGVEELDADSIEHGLTFLGLVAMMDPPHREVPDAITTCRRAGIRVIMITGDHPLTALAIARKVGLAQQSVVTDPGRFVPVIEGAQIDGFSDEQLRRLLTPTGPGEPDPIFARMAPRHKMRIVSVLKDMREVVAVTGDGVNDAPALKTADIGIAMGVAGTDVAKETASMILLDDNFATIVSAIEEGRAVFMNIRKFMTYVLASNVPEVVPYLAFGLSSAPLALTVPQILAVDLGTDMVPALALAAEPPQGNVMDEPPRPRTERLLNREMLVRAYGFLGLIETAVAMGGFFLYLHHQGWAWGSPLDWSTPLYKEATTVTFAGIVAAQAANVFACRSDRISAFRLGWFSNPLIVLGIVVEVALLLIMTYSPVGHWVLGTASLPAWIFVPLLLGAVGLLFADELYKLVRPRMNAKQPGRMN from the coding sequence GTGCCTGACCTGTCTGCGCTCGAGATCTGCCGCCTGGCGCCCAGCCAAGTGTATCGCGCCCTCACCACGAGCCCTCAGGGACTCTCAGCGGACGATGTGCGGCGCCGGACCATTCGAGACGGGCCGAACAGCCTGCAGGCCCTGCGCCGCACCCCGCTGGTCAGCCGCTTCGTGCGGCAGTTTACCCACTTCCTCGCACTCCTCCTATGGGTAGCCGCGGGCCTGGCATTTCTGGCCGATGTGCTGCATCAAGGCCAAGGCATGGCCACGCTCGGTTGGGCGATTCTTGGCGTGATTCTCATCAACGCTGTGTTTGCGTTTCTTCAGGAATACAAGGCCGAGCGCGCGGTCCAGGCCTTACGCGGCATGTTGCCGGCCAAGGCCTGGGTGACTCGCGACGGGCAGCAGCAACAGATCGCCCGCAGCGAACTGGTGCCGGGAGACGTGCTCGTGCTGGAAGAAGGTGAACAGGTGCCCGCCGACGCCCGACTCACTGAGGCCGTCGGTCTGCGCGTCGACAATTCGTCGCTCACGGGCGAATCGAAGCCCCAGCGAAGAATCGCCGACCCCATCACCGATGGTCATCCGCTCGACATCGCCAACCTGGTTTTTGCCGGGACCACAGTCCTGTCCGGACATGGTCAAGGGGTAGTCTTCGCCACCGGACTCAAAACCGAATTCGGGAAGATCGCCCGCCTCACCGCCACCGTCCACACCAGTTTGAGTCCGCTTCAGCAGGAAATCGTGAAGGTGACCCATGTGGTCGCCGGACTCTCGCTGATCATGGGGGTGGTCTTTTTTACCATCGGCGTGGGAATCGGCCTGGGATTCTGGACCAGCGCGATTTTCAGCATCGGGATCATCGTGGCCAATGTACCCGAGGGCCTGCTCCCGACGGTCACTCTGGCCCTGGCCATGGGCAGCCAACGCATGGCTGCGCGCAAGGCGCTCATCAAACACCTCGCCTCCGTTGAGACGCTGGGCTGCACCACCGTCATCTGTACCGACAAGACGGGCACGCTCACGGAAAACCGCATGCGAGTCGACAAACTCTACGTCGATGACCTGATCGTGGAATCCCGGGAAAGCTGCCTGTTCACCAGAAACCGGCTCATCAGCGCCGCCGAGGCCGAACGCTGGCGCCCACTCTTCGATGCGATGGTGCACTGCAACAACGCGAAGCGTACGCGCCGTCCAGACGGTCGCAGCCAGGCCTCCGGCGATCCGACTGAAACGGCGCTCTTGGAATTTGCCGCCGACCACGGACTCCTGCATCGGCCTCCACTTCGACGGATGGGTGAACTGCCCTTCGATGCGGATCGAAAACGCATGACGACGCTGCACTGGAGCGAGGGACGGCTCCTGGCCTTCACGAAGGGAGCACCGGAATCGATCCTGCCTCTCTGCACCAGGCAACAGGGCTCGTCAGCGGCCACGGACCTGACACCGGACGAACGCAAAAAAATCCTGGCGCAGGGGCAAGCCTTCGCCCAACAGGCATATCGAGTGCTGGCCGTGGCGATGCGCGAGGTGGAGCGAGGCGTGGAAGAGTTGGACGCCGACAGCATCGAACATGGGCTGACGTTTCTCGGGCTCGTGGCCATGATGGATCCCCCGCACCGCGAAGTGCCCGACGCCATCACGACGTGCCGCCGGGCCGGAATCCGCGTCATCATGATTACGGGCGACCACCCGCTGACGGCCTTAGCGATCGCGCGAAAGGTCGGCCTGGCACAGCAATCCGTCGTCACGGACCCGGGGCGTTTCGTGCCGGTCATCGAAGGCGCGCAGATCGACGGTTTCAGCGATGAACAACTCCGCCGCCTGCTCACGCCGACGGGACCGGGGGAGCCGGACCCGATCTTTGCCCGCATGGCGCCCCGCCATAAAATGCGCATCGTCTCGGTGCTCAAAGACATGCGCGAAGTCGTCGCCGTGACCGGCGACGGCGTGAACGATGCCCCGGCATTGAAGACCGCGGACATCGGCATCGCTATGGGTGTGGCCGGGACGGACGTGGCGAAGGAAACGGCGTCGATGATCCTGCTGGACGATAATTTCGCCACGATCGTCAGTGCCATCGAGGAAGGCCGGGCCGTCTTCATGAACATCCGCAAGTTCATGACCTATGTCCTCGCCAGCAACGTGCCCGAAGTCGTGCCGTACCTGGCATTCGGCCTCTCGTCGGCGCCGTTGGCGCTGACCGTCCCGCAGATACTCGCAGTAGATCTGGGCACCGACATGGTCCCGGCGCTGGCCCTCGCGGCGGAACCTCCGCAGGGCAACGTGATGGATGAACCGCCCCGGCCGCGAACAGAGCGATTGCTGAACCGTGAGATGCTGGTGAGGGCGTATGGCTTCCTTGGGTTGATTGAAACCGCCGTGGCCATGGGGGGCTTCTTTCTGTACCTGCACCACCAGGGATGGGCGTGGGGAAGTCCGCTCGACTGGAGCACGCCGTTGTACAAGGAGGCCACCACCGTGACCTTCGCCGGGATCGTCGCCGCACAAGCCGCCAACGTCTTTGCCTGCCGTTCCGACAGGATCTCTGCCTTCCGGCTCGGCTGGTTCAGCAATCCGCTGATTGTGTTGGGGATTGTCGTGGAGGTCGCCCTGCTGCTGATCATGACCTACAGTCCGGTGGGGCACTGGGTTCTGGGCACCGCTTCCCTTCCGGCCTGGATCTTTGTTCCGCTGCTCCTGGGAGCCGTAGGGCTGCTGTTCGCCGACGAACTCTATAAACTTGTCAGACCACGCATGAATGCCAAACAGCCGGGACGGATGAACTGA
- a CDS encoding c-type cytochrome, with protein MRPRRQYHGLMLTVLLLSAATTSGVMSADTGAALKGDATRGQALFNGKGICHYCHGSDGVIDKKPSLKPDTAAAIAKLAATAPDLRNRATQTLKDNKARFRAIREGHPGSGMFPDSTLSDQDITDILAYLAALRQSASTPSKSPY; from the coding sequence ATGCGCCCACGAAGGCAGTACCACGGATTGATGTTGACGGTCCTGCTGCTGTCCGCGGCCACCACCAGCGGCGTCATGTCTGCCGATACGGGCGCGGCGCTGAAAGGAGATGCAACCCGAGGCCAGGCCCTGTTTAACGGTAAAGGGATTTGCCACTACTGCCATGGCAGCGACGGCGTGATCGACAAGAAACCCTCCCTCAAGCCTGACACCGCAGCGGCTATCGCAAAGTTGGCCGCCACAGCTCCGGATCTCCGCAATCGTGCTACGCAGACCTTAAAAGACAATAAGGCCCGCTTTCGTGCCATCCGCGAAGGGCATCCGGGGAGCGGCATGTTCCCGGACTCGACGTTGAGCGATCAGGACATCACCGACATCCTCGCCTATCTTGCAGCCCTCAGGCAGAGCGCATCGACGCCAAGCAAGAGCCCATACTGA
- a CDS encoding carboxypeptidase regulatory-like domain-containing protein yields MSPRRHRGYRLVLLCSLAWLLTATSGYAEYEIIDVSDGGTVNGQVVWTGSIPKLPPLKVFADPDTCGTHVPSPALRIDPGTNGLQDVLVYLERVERGKAAAPAYPLRMGKSATHPAGQACQFEQQITPFVRTAEVALINFEPILHNPHLFSDKHSLFNIAMPTANREIAATLVRARGVGLRLQCDVHVHMNAWAAALDHPYFAVTDELGRFEIKGIPPGSYTLIAWHPGFNIVKFSASRPVYDEPHVLRQPLEISPKAQVESRFEFPVRPVEVEWKIAGGGDELPPE; encoded by the coding sequence ATGTCTCCACGACGACATCGCGGTTACCGTCTTGTGCTTCTGTGCAGTCTGGCATGGCTTCTCACCGCAACCAGCGGCTATGCCGAGTATGAAATCATCGATGTCTCCGACGGTGGCACGGTCAACGGCCAGGTTGTCTGGACGGGAAGCATTCCGAAACTCCCGCCGCTGAAAGTGTTTGCCGATCCGGATACCTGCGGCACTCACGTGCCGTCACCGGCCTTACGAATTGATCCGGGTACCAACGGTCTTCAGGACGTGCTCGTGTATCTCGAGCGGGTGGAGCGTGGAAAGGCCGCCGCGCCCGCCTATCCGCTGCGGATGGGAAAAAGCGCGACGCATCCTGCGGGGCAGGCTTGCCAGTTCGAACAGCAGATTACGCCGTTTGTCCGCACGGCGGAGGTCGCGCTGATCAATTTCGAACCGATTCTGCACAATCCGCATCTGTTCAGCGACAAACACAGCCTCTTCAACATTGCCATGCCGACGGCGAACCGCGAAATTGCGGCTACCCTCGTCCGGGCGCGCGGGGTCGGCTTGCGGCTGCAGTGTGATGTGCATGTGCATATGAATGCGTGGGCCGCGGCGCTCGACCATCCCTATTTTGCGGTGACCGATGAACTGGGGCGATTCGAAATCAAGGGCATTCCACCTGGTTCCTATACGCTGATTGCCTGGCATCCCGGGTTCAACATCGTCAAGTTCAGTGCCTCTCGCCCCGTGTATGACGAACCCCATGTCCTCCGGCAACCCCTAGAGATTTCTCCGAAAGCCCAGGTCGAATCTCGATTCGAGTTTCCCGTCCGCCCGGTCGAAGTCGAATGGAAAATTGCCGGTGGCGGCGATGAACTGCCGCCTGAATAA
- a CDS encoding DUF2238 domain-containing protein, with amino-acid sequence MSRNRLVSIGLLMWYVAVSAWMAQAPVDPQFWLIASILPAVFVVLLVATHRFLPLSQTSYALITAFLTLHTIGVHYTYAEVPIGLWLDQVLHLGRNHFDRVVHFSFGFFLAYPMEEVFRLSASIRGWVVYYLPVMTVLGLSGLWEIIESWVARAVHPELGVMYLGSQGDIWDAQKDMAAALYGALLSMTLLLVVRALRGAETALESEAAFSE; translated from the coding sequence GTGAGTCGCAACAGGCTGGTGTCGATCGGGCTCCTCATGTGGTACGTCGCTGTGTCGGCCTGGATGGCGCAAGCCCCGGTCGATCCCCAGTTCTGGTTGATCGCGAGTATTTTGCCTGCCGTGTTTGTCGTGCTCCTGGTCGCGACCCATCGGTTCCTGCCCCTCTCGCAGACCTCGTATGCGCTCATTACGGCATTTTTGACGTTGCACACGATCGGCGTGCATTACACCTATGCAGAGGTGCCGATCGGGCTCTGGTTGGATCAGGTGCTGCACCTTGGGCGCAATCATTTCGATCGGGTGGTGCATTTCAGCTTCGGCTTTTTCCTAGCCTATCCGATGGAGGAAGTGTTCCGGCTGAGTGCCAGTATCCGGGGATGGGTGGTGTATTACCTGCCGGTCATGACCGTGCTTGGATTGAGCGGCCTCTGGGAAATCATCGAGTCCTGGGTGGCGCGTGCCGTGCACCCGGAATTGGGCGTCATGTATCTGGGCTCGCAAGGGGATATCTGGGACGCGCAAAAGGATATGGCTGCGGCACTCTACGGCGCCTTGCTTTCGATGACGCTGTTGTTGGTGGTGCGTGCGTTGCGCGGGGCGGAGACGGCGTTGGAATCGGAGGCGGCGTTCTCGGAATAG
- a CDS encoding methyltransferase, protein MAGRQVVPDRLLQIGFGFWGSKTLLTAVELGVFTELAKRRLDLKALAAKLKLHPRSARDFFDALVALGLLKRIGTRYANTPESALFLDRAKPSYIGGMLEMCNARLYGFWGSLTEALRTGKPQNEVKRGDDFFGTLYRDPQRLEGFLKAMTGLSQGTARAIAAKFPWKRFDSFADIGCAQGGVAVEIALAHQHLNGQGMDLPVVRPVFETYVTSKKLQKRVTFHEGNFFEESLPKVDVLIMGHILHDWDLKEKMMLLRKAYAALPKGGALIVHEALIDDARKTNAFGLLMSLNMLIETKGGFDFTGADCRQWMKKAGFTRTSVEHLAGPDSMVIGIK, encoded by the coding sequence ATGGCCGGACGCCAAGTGGTTCCTGATCGACTGCTCCAAATCGGGTTCGGGTTTTGGGGTTCAAAGACATTGTTGACCGCGGTGGAATTGGGCGTCTTCACGGAGTTGGCCAAGCGTCGGCTCGACCTGAAAGCCTTGGCCGCCAAACTGAAATTGCATCCCCGCAGCGCGCGGGACTTTTTCGATGCTTTGGTGGCGCTCGGCCTCCTGAAGCGGATCGGGACGCGATACGCCAACACGCCGGAAAGCGCCCTGTTTCTTGATCGCGCCAAACCCTCCTATATCGGCGGCATGCTGGAGATGTGTAATGCCCGTCTGTATGGATTTTGGGGATCACTGACGGAAGCACTACGCACGGGCAAGCCGCAGAATGAAGTGAAGAGAGGCGACGATTTCTTCGGCACGCTCTACAGAGATCCGCAGCGGTTGGAAGGATTTCTCAAAGCGATGACCGGACTCAGTCAGGGGACAGCCCGCGCCATTGCAGCGAAATTTCCGTGGAAGCGGTTTGATTCCTTTGCCGACATCGGCTGTGCCCAAGGCGGCGTGGCGGTGGAAATCGCGTTGGCACACCAGCATCTCAACGGCCAGGGCATGGATCTTCCTGTCGTGCGGCCCGTCTTCGAGACCTATGTCACAAGCAAGAAACTGCAGAAGCGCGTGACGTTTCACGAAGGGAACTTTTTCGAGGAATCATTGCCGAAGGTGGATGTGCTCATCATGGGGCACATCCTGCACGACTGGGATCTCAAAGAAAAAATGATGCTGCTGCGCAAGGCGTATGCGGCATTGCCAAAAGGCGGCGCGTTGATCGTCCATGAGGCCTTGATCGATGATGCCCGGAAAACCAACGCCTTCGGCTTGTTGATGAGCCTCAATATGCTGATCGAGACCAAGGGCGGATTCGACTTCACCGGTGCGGATTGCCGGCAATGGATGAAGAAGGCCGGTTTCACACGCACGAGCGTCGAACATCTGGCCGGACCGGATTCCATGGTCATCGGTATCAAGTAG
- a CDS encoding DUF2238 domain-containing protein, with translation MRVGEQGQGTVEVERQRIALGLLLTYGLFWCVLAVEPVNRHDWFLENLLTVGLAMGLLITYRRFSFSLSSYCLIAAFMVLHAIGAHYTYAEVPFGFWLKDVLALSRNPFDRLVHFAYGLLLVYPLREVLVRLAGLRGGWSYFLPVSGVLAQSGFFEVVEAMVAMVVSPELGSMYLGTQGDEWDAQKDMAAAFAGAALTMMVTAWVGTDRTIDAA, from the coding sequence ATGCGAGTAGGGGAGCAAGGACAGGGTACGGTCGAGGTGGAGCGGCAGCGTATCGCGCTGGGGCTGCTTCTAACCTACGGGTTGTTCTGGTGTGTGTTGGCGGTTGAGCCGGTCAATCGCCACGATTGGTTCCTGGAAAATCTGTTGACGGTCGGGCTGGCGATGGGACTTCTGATCACCTATCGCCGGTTCTCCTTTTCTCTCTCATCCTACTGTCTCATTGCGGCGTTCATGGTGCTGCATGCGATTGGCGCCCACTACACCTACGCTGAGGTTCCCTTCGGGTTTTGGCTCAAAGACGTGCTGGCATTGAGCCGGAATCCCTTCGACCGGCTCGTTCATTTTGCCTATGGTCTCCTGCTGGTGTATCCGCTGCGCGAGGTGCTGGTACGTCTGGCCGGATTACGGGGAGGGTGGTCCTACTTCCTGCCGGTCAGCGGGGTTCTGGCCCAGAGTGGATTCTTTGAGGTCGTGGAAGCGATGGTGGCCATGGTCGTCAGTCCGGAGTTGGGCAGCATGTATCTGGGGACGCAAGGCGACGAATGGGATGCGCAGAAAGACATGGCGGCGGCGTTCGCCGGTGCTGCGCTGACGATGATGGTGACCGCCTGGGTCGGAACAGATCGAACGATCGACGCCGCATAA
- a CDS encoding class I SAM-dependent methyltransferase, whose translation MSHPSASLSRQWPLPAEDDWSTPFAEVLLAQLDLRPGLTILDIACGHGIPAFYLAEQVGPTGSVLGIDASRGQVANARTLQRGELPWLRFDCCDMRALPASFPTFQRITGNLSVMFLRPHRFEAMRGLIEHLAPGGQVVLTFPSLGTFDSIWQRIDQEMSRHGLTIERARLAAHVAERPSAAEARGWLERLNMERIDVIERPLEVASGSGQRFLQHPLLRGGFLDDAFECFDDARLADEVMTRVSLDLDHMRPLLAQRCAISGWKRAQA comes from the coding sequence ATGAGCCACCCCTCCGCATCCTTGTCCAGGCAATGGCCCCTTCCCGCAGAGGATGACTGGTCGACCCCGTTTGCGGAAGTGCTGTTGGCGCAACTCGATCTGCGGCCCGGCTTAACCATCCTCGATATCGCCTGCGGTCACGGCATCCCGGCCTTCTACCTGGCTGAACAGGTTGGCCCGACCGGCTCCGTCCTCGGAATCGACGCCAGTCGAGGCCAGGTGGCCAATGCCAGGACGCTGCAACGAGGGGAGTTGCCCTGGCTCCGGTTTGATTGTTGTGACATGCGTGCCCTGCCTGCATCCTTTCCTACCTTCCAACGCATTACCGGCAATCTGTCCGTTATGTTTCTCCGGCCGCACCGATTTGAGGCGATGAGGGGATTGATCGAACACCTCGCGCCTGGAGGCCAAGTGGTGTTGACCTTTCCTTCGCTGGGAACGTTCGATTCCATCTGGCAACGGATTGATCAGGAAATGAGCCGGCACGGGCTGACGATCGAGCGTGCACGGCTGGCCGCGCATGTGGCGGAGCGGCCGTCGGCGGCGGAGGCGCGAGGGTGGCTTGAACGGCTGAATATGGAGCGGATCGACGTGATCGAGCGGCCGCTTGAAGTCGCGAGCGGGTCCGGTCAGCGATTTCTGCAGCATCCTCTCTTACGAGGCGGGTTTCTCGATGACGCATTTGAATGCTTCGACGATGCAAGGTTGGCCGATGAGGTGATGACCCGCGTCTCCCTCGATCTCGATCACATGCGGCCGCTGCTAGCCCAGCGTTGTGCGATCAGCGGGTGGAAACGTGCTCAGGCGTGA
- a CDS encoding CBS domain-containing protein, which yields MRASEYFVHGCDPTALIVRQIMEDAVVTVSPTSKAMAVAELLSEHNFGSVPVVERDQTLRGLVTEFDLLKAVEQGKDLREVTVEEIMTRDVVTTTEDMPLMSLIHLLQERHLIRVPVVKDRRLIGMVARRDVIFGYVKARAVYWP from the coding sequence ATGAGAGCCTCAGAATATTTCGTTCACGGGTGCGACCCCACGGCATTGATCGTTCGGCAGATTATGGAGGATGCCGTCGTCACGGTCAGTCCCACGTCCAAAGCAATGGCGGTGGCCGAACTGCTCAGCGAACACAACTTTGGAAGTGTCCCGGTCGTCGAGAGGGATCAGACCCTGCGCGGGCTGGTGACGGAGTTTGATCTCCTGAAAGCCGTTGAGCAGGGGAAGGATCTTCGTGAGGTCACGGTGGAGGAGATCATGACTCGGGATGTCGTCACGACCACGGAGGACATGCCGCTGATGAGCCTGATCCATCTCCTCCAGGAACGGCACCTCATCCGCGTTCCGGTCGTGAAAGATCGCCGGCTCATCGGCATGGTCGCTCGGCGCGATGTGATCTTCGGCTACGTCAAAGCGCGGGCCGTCTACTGGCCGTAA
- a CDS encoding Slp family lipoprotein — MNGGKIRLLTCLLGLTLVTGCGNVPSRYIQQAEPGVTLTSLVAAPDTYQGKTVILGGVVVDQQQNGQRLWLHLKNRPLDKDYRPHRPTSTEGPEAGYYWVVVPDVSLLPPKWKQWARVTVVGRIGDQKEARPTTVPASEPVLGLVFMRGWAMGNAQGGGTWEETMDANYLLSVPEGLRGE; from the coding sequence GTGAATGGTGGGAAGATTCGACTACTGACGTGCCTGCTAGGCCTTACTCTCGTGACGGGTTGCGGGAATGTGCCGTCACGATATATTCAGCAGGCAGAGCCGGGAGTCACCCTTACCTCCCTTGTCGCCGCGCCGGATACCTATCAAGGCAAGACGGTCATTCTCGGCGGGGTCGTCGTAGATCAGCAGCAGAACGGCCAGCGGCTCTGGCTCCATCTGAAAAATCGCCCTCTGGATAAAGACTATCGGCCTCACCGTCCGACCAGTACTGAGGGACCCGAAGCGGGATATTATTGGGTGGTCGTCCCGGATGTCTCCCTCTTGCCTCCCAAATGGAAGCAATGGGCGCGGGTGACGGTGGTGGGGCGCATCGGGGATCAGAAGGAGGCCAGGCCGACGACGGTGCCGGCGAGTGAGCCGGTGCTCGGCCTTGTATTCATGCGCGGATGGGCTATGGGAAATGCGCAGGGCGGGGGCACGTGGGAAGAGACGATGGATGCCAATTATCTCCTGTCCGTCCCCGAAGGCCTCCGCGGAGAATAA